A window of Scophthalmus maximus strain ysfricsl-2021 chromosome 4, ASM2237912v1, whole genome shotgun sequence genomic DNA:
tcGCAGATTGAAAAAtaacctgttcagactgcaccttactaCTCCCtgaattattatatattaaacaaagaaatgtgcaCTTAATTACAAACAGCactttttgcatatttgatgaatgtttatgcacTAATTAATTTCTGCACTTCTGAAAAATATCTTcacggttgaatgcacttattctaagtcgctttggacaaaagcatctgctaaagGAATTTAATGTTACGTGACCAGATAGTGTGTGCAGTGCTGAGGCTGAGCCCTTCTTAGGCCAGTCTCACCCTGGTCTTGCCACTCAGCATCCAGCAGACAGCTATTTATGTCTAACATGATCAGGCTCACAGAATGTATTGGCACAGTAAATGCGTATGTGGGAAGATAAATGCTAAATAATCACGTGTTCTTGTATTTCACTTTATCTCTGTGTTAGATTTAGTTTCAGTTGGGCATGAAAAACCTACCTCGATCCATCACAGTCGCGCGCGCTTCCCCCCATCGTCCACCAGGCGTCGCCGTTTGCTCCTGCGCGCGCTTCCCCCCATCGTCCACCAGGCGTCGCCGTTTGCTCCTGAGCGCGCTTCCCCCCATCGTCCACCAGGCGTCGCCTTTTGCTCCTGCGCGCGCTTCCCCCCATCGTCCACCAGGCGTCGCCGTTTGCTCCTGCGCGCGCTTCCCCCCATCGTCCACCAGGCGTCGCCGTTTGCTCCTGAGCGCGCTTCCCCCCATCGTCCACCAGGCGTCGCCGTTTGCTCCTGCGCGCGCCATCCGCCAGCGTGGTCACGTGACTCGTCTGTCAGGGGACAGCATGGCGGACATGCGTGTGGAGCCACGGAACGAGTGGCACCGACTGTCCAGCTAACCGCCCCGCCGCGAGCAGCACCGACAGCGCGCGTCCCGCCGGCCCGGCGCGTGGCAGCAACACACGGCAGAATGGACGAGGACAACAAACTCCAGTTCCCGTCTCTGCCCGCCaccaaggaggagctgctggtgaGTGTCTGCGACACGTCCACTGTGGTGTCGGTGTGGCTAATCTGAGCTAACCCCCCCCACTCCACTGCAGCACATCGGTCCATAAGATACGCATGTCCTATCTACGGGGAGCCGTGAGGGTCTTAGGGGGTGCAGTGAACATAGTTATGCATTTGGTTTGAACACGTGTGAGTCGGTTGTGTCTCCGCTCGGCTGTTCGCTGTTAGCCTAGCCTCCCGCCGTTAGCCACGTATGTACACAAAGTGGACTCGTGAGCCGCTGTGGCTGCAACATGTCCACAAGATGTGTCACACCTACAAAACCTCTTTGCTTCCGCCTCTAACCTTCCGGTACGTTTCCCCTTTTGCAGGACTGGGCGTATCCGATGAGACGAGAAATGCAGGTATGAAAGATGCGTGTGTGTCCTTATTCTCATCATCTCAGTGGTTCATCACACAAGGAGCCTGTGGGTTTAATGACAGATTCTGAGACTGACTGATTCGAGCCTGGCAATTGCATCTAATGCCTAATGTCTCAGTCGACCAGAGATAATGTAGTTCACTTCCAGGAAAATGTATCagcaaatgtgttgttgttgttgttgttgttgttgttgttgtcgttgttgtttgaAAACTGCATGCAAGCTTTGATACACGTCTCCTGCGTAGAGATGCCCTGATACCACTTCCCCCTTTCCGATACGATTCCATTACCTGAACTCTGCATATCGGCCGATACAGAGTACTGATCAGATACCAGagcatttaaataataataataataattaacagcTGAATGTTACTCACCTTGAATGAAGGTGATGATGCTGTCGTTGCTGTgtggcctggctcaggttaaaccctcTGAAAAACAGATGCATACGGAGAATGAAGCCATAGaaactcattttattttctagttTGACAACAAAAATTCATAAGTTTAGTAATAAACAATAATTTCTTCCTCTGAGTGGTgtttaaagtgcagccacagacTTTTGAACAGtataaaactaaattaattaaGGACTAAAGTGTtacagtttagaaaaataaaagaccttttGTCTGTATCTTTAACAGTAACTGTATAATACAACAATACGCTACACATTGCCATTTCCCTTCCCTGCGTGAAATAATgtcaaattgctgacattttcgtTAGCTCTGGCGAAATTGCTCCTTCAGGACTTGCCGGTGGCGGTGCAgcgcaactgctgttttggagaagtgatttctgggaaaagaaaattgcattgGTATCTTGGTGAAACAAATTCAAAGACGTGATATTGGATCAGTACATAGATTCACATACTCACTGGTGCTGGACTCAGCATTTCGGGCCGAATCTGAAGCATTTCTGATACTGGTATCATAACATCTCTACTCTTGGGTGTGGACAGATCCTGCTTTGTTCGCTGAATGCACCACAACAATGCCACGGACATTAGTAAAGACATCCTATTCGTACAGAGGCTTACTGTCTTCATCCTGAGAGAATTCCTGTACTTTGGGGTCTTGTGATCCTTTTGAACATCAATTGATTTCACTGCCTGTGTTGATAATTTGTTGCCGTGCTCTATCTTTGAATTTTCCAGGAGATATTACCGGGATTTTTTTTAGGTCCCTACTCTGCTGCAATGAAAAGCAaggtatttctttttaaacagaaTTTTAACCATGTGTACTTGGTACTTACAGACAGTGACACAgggaaacaaatacattttctgctCATATACTCATCTCATATTacttatttctttctcttttcccagCTGCCAATTCTCGAGAGACAGGGCATAACGCATATTGTGTGTGTCCGCCAAGACATTGAAGCCAATTTTATCAAACCTAATTTCCCTCATACATTTAGGTAAGTATATATACACTTAAATGTTTGATGTAGATACCTATTTGATCAAGTCCTTTTTTTGCTAACGCactgatgttgttgtgttgcataTTTGCAGATACCTTGTATTAGATATTGCTGACAATCCAGTGGAAAATATAATACGATTCTTCCCTACGGTGAGTTGCAAAGTATATTACGTCGtcttcatattttcttcttGACAAGCTGAATTGAGACATCTGGCATTTTCATTGTGCCCgtttcattttctccttcacaGACTAAGGAATTTATCGATAGCTGCTTAGCAACAGGAGGTAAGAACTCATGCCGTTTCTACTTTCATTCTCAGAATGTCAAGTAGGAATAGAGTCTTATCGACtgtcttgtctttctcttttagGAAAGGTACTTGTTCATGGTAATGCAGGGATATCAAGAAGGTGAGTTGTCTTTTTGCGTTTATGATATCACTTGCATTCATGATAAAACTCTTCTCTACATGCCACTGTAGCAAATGATGTACTGAATGTGACATGACATATGGCTGCAGGCTTCTAAGAATCCACGATATATTTTTAATAGTAAATTCTAAGATGAGTAAATTCTAAGATGAGAAAAGCTGAGGTCAATCTTCGGCTGTGAATGTGACACTTGGtctattatttattctttctcttaGTGCCGCCTTAGTGATTGCATACCTTATGGAAACTTTTGGGATGAAATACAGGTAATTTATTCTCTTATTTATTATGCTTCAcattccattttcttttgtactGAATAGTGTTTGACAACTATGTACGCTATGCTTCACATTTATCTCAAGTTTAGCCTGTGTCTAATTCATGAAGCTATATTCGGAACCACATGAGAGAAATTGTGTGATGGTTTGCAGatatcataaaaatataaactgcaGCATAATTGTAAGAACATTTAGTTAAGTATTCTTGTTACAATTAACAGCTTAATAGATTGACTGCATGTGTTACAGTTGCGTTTACAATGATGTATGTGAGTGTTTCAGATGCTGAATGTAACCCTCTGCTCATGTTCACTACGTAGGGATGCATTCAGCCACGTCCAGGAGAGGAGGTTCTGCATCAACCCCAATGTGGGCTTTGTGCATCAGCTACAGGTAAAGCTTGACTCGAGACACAGATCAACATGTCAGTCCAGAGAAAAGTGAACATACAAAATCTGTTGCcattactgtaaatacatttaataacaaTGACCTGGTATACTGTCCTGAAATGTTTCTTGTGTCGCTAAAGCTAAATTTGTTTAGTGTTCTAAACCTTTCATATTTATTGGGGGGGGAACAATAGTGCAGTCAACCAACAATGATTACCAGGCACTATGTCAATGCATATGAATTCTGAGTGATCGGCTTCTGGTGTGACACTGCAGAAATGATTTTTCTATGttcagtacacacacaccatctcttAACCTCAGCAGGCCACATATTCATTTTGTTAGTCATATGACAAGCATGTGCACCTGTGAAGGCACGTTGTTTATCAGCACCGTGGCTAAACTGGCATCTTAATGAAGTATTATAACCAGGGATATTCTGATATTAGTCATTAGAGACTTTCCAGGCTGGATGATGTAATCGCGTTTGCTGACTGAAGGCGTATGTCAGCTTCTCAAACATGTTTAGAGATGAATAACATACCGTAACGACATACTATGTGCTGCTGACCGTACATTACTGCTACCACCCGTGTAGCTGTATTAATGAGTGTTTGTTTCCTAGGAGTACGAAGCGATCTACTTGGCCAAATTGACCATTAAAATGATGTCGCCGATGCAGTTGGGCAGGTCATTCTCCTTACAAGCTGGGATGCCAGGTTGGTACACAGCGTCTCCGGTCATGCACAGCCGCATCTGTCTCCTCATGACTGATGTTACTGGACCGGCACAGTTAACTGTTGAAGCTTCAGCTCggtgtgaataataaaatacgttttaaaaaaaggaaacacagctGTAATGTTGTCACCAGCATTTCGTGATAGTGTTCTAGaagtttcacatttgaaaaaaaatcatattttaacgGTGACTTTGTCTTTGAATTGGGCTCTCATTAGCAAACAAGAGTCATCTCTATTGTGGGTGATTTCATACCCGACTGCATTAATTTGATGCCACAAAGGTTTCTATTTTAAAGACACAGACGCTCGGAGCCCGTGTGAATTGACTCAAAATTTCCTTTTAAAGCTAGATGTGTtgtgtgctggtgacgtcaccCAGCTCTGTCTGAGAGGTATTCAAGATTTGGGAAGTTATTATATCATTAGATCATAGATTATTTATACAGACTCACCGGATGTAGTCTCATCAATGTAGAATCATTGATCTAAAGGTTTTAATATTGGTTCAAagaagtgtttgtttcttttcgcCCTTATAGTAGAATAATAATGGATGCAGCCAGATGATTCTCCAGCACTGGCATGGCGCTGTGGAGGAAGATCTGGTTGTGCAAGAGTCACTTGACTGACTCAAGTGATTGCAACCCTGTTTTTAAGCTCAAAACATTGGGTCATGACAGGGTTCTTGCTTGTGTTGAAGTACAAAGTAGGTTAAATTgttctttgtttacatttctacatttcttcAACAGGAAGTCGCAAGCGCAGcctggaggaagacgaagacTTTGGAGCAATGCaggtcacagcagcacagaacgGATGAGCTTTGCTTATATTTAGCCGTGTGGCGCagtgcactcttttttttttacatttttaatgggattaaaaatgtaaatatttgaacttttttctaagggggaggggaggggggaccACTCCTGTCTGAGACATGGAGTACTAACAGGGAATGGGCAAATTtgataactcttttttttccttttcttgaaCTGTATGCACTGATGGGAgattttttgcagttttataGTATTTAAAGCATTTTGCATTTGCAGCGGGACAGTATTGCAATAATGCACTTTCGATACTTGAATTTGTGTAGACGACCAGAAGGGGGCAGTCGGCAAAAGGGAAAGTAGCCAGGATGTTGCCCAGTGGAGGAcacgagaagaggaagagctaATGCCTTTATTTTGGGAGTATTAGGAATATGGACTAATATCCGGCTTAATGTGAGAtagtaaagatgaaaaaaaaaaatactcactgCTTAATAAAAAGAAGTGTGACTTGAGTCCTGTTCAGtagtgtttttatatattataatgcTCTTATTGAATGTTATTACTCAACACATTTTTAGCTGAAGCTATGATAAATTCTGTTGTGCTGTTCATTATTTTAACTAACCCTTCTGAATATCTTGCTGTGCATGtcagcaacaataaaaacaacagctacTGACGAGCACTTACAAGTTCACTGACCTAACATATCGAAGAGCTTTGAGGACAGAAGGAGTCGAACCATGAGGCTGAACTCTAGACTTAATTATGAAACAAATTTtgcaatgacaacacatgacatacATTAACTACAGAAATTAAATTAGTGTAAGAATGTGATAAAGCTGGATTTCGTACAACAGAGCCTCAGTGAATAGATGATTCTATTGGTAAAACATAGATCTGCTCCTTagaacattttcagatttgtttGACAAGTACAAATGTAGGCAAAAAATACTGTTGATCatagaatattttattttggctATTACATATTTGGgaataaattacattaaatatgttcCCCCTTTTCTCCAGAATAACAGCATAGTTATAAAACGTAACTACAAAAGCTTAAATAAGACATTGCTTACAAAAATCATGGTTACCCATTTTTTCATCACAAAGTGTTTCTCTGCTGATTGTGATTATCAACTGAATACAAAACTTTATTAATTCCTTTGCACTACCCCTCcaaaccgtttttttttgttcactgtaaatgttctttttaagtCTCATGGCTTGATGCTCAAAGTATTTAATCCTTCACAATAATCCAGCAATAGTACcgtcagagaaagaaaagtcagCGAACACTTTGTTTTAAGAGGACTAAAGAATGAAACCAAGTAAACCCCATTCTCTCAGAAAGTCATTTCCAAATCgcatttaaagaagaagaagttaatATTCTTTGGTGACCCACCCTTGATGATCAATACAACAGATGTGAGGAAACGTCTGAATCAAGGGGGCAAGTCCTTCTAGCATAATTGGTTTCGTACTGATGGTGTTATTTAGTTCCATTGGGACCATCTTGTTCTCCCAACCATATTTACCTATAGTTTTGTGGTTGTTGCAGATATTTGGGAAAAACAATGTTAGAGCTCCGCCCACATGAGGTAGCCATGTTTACCAGAAGGACAGAGGATGATGTTGGACTGGGCGGAGGGCTTCAACATACATTCATGTTTACCAAAATGAGCTGGAATAGGATGAGTGTTCAGAAATGACTCAGCACCGTCACGCCCACAAACTCATCACTCACGGCACCATTTCTTAAGACATTTTGTAATTGCGAGTGCTGATGTCAACGTGTGTTGAGGGattgaagtgtaaaaaaaaaagctgaggaAAAAGCATACAGTAGCTACACACCCTTAGTCTACATAGAATTTGCATTGGGGTCATTAACTGTCTGTTTACCTTTTAAATTCTACATGTTTCATACAGCTGCCGGGCTCCCTtgctgtcaccccccccccccggcctttGGCCTCTATGCAAGACGGTTTGCCTGCAGGGTTCCTCTGTGGGGTTGCTTCCAGTGCAGGCTCTGCTCTCAGGAAAGGAAGTGCACGCAAAGAGGAGCCCCGCCAGCAGACCCCCGTGCCTCTCTTAGAATCCGACTTGATGAAAATCCGTCATTGCGGCGGAGAACTTAAATCGCTGCGTGTATAAAAGATACAGTCCGTTATCCCCAAAACAGGTTTAAAGGTGATGCTGTCCTCAGTCAAGGAATCGACACTGCATGTAGGTCTCTTCTGAAGCACCGTAGCCAAACTTTTGGTAGAAAGCTACATTTTTGGGTGCACATTCCAGTGTGATTTTATAGCAATTCAGTTTTTTGCTGAGAAGAGTAAGAGTTGAAACTAACCTGcaaggacagagaaaaagagaaaatggatgagattaaaaaaagaaatcacaaagaaTCACATGTTATTTCCTAAACAAGTCTCTAATATGAATAACTTGTACATCCGAGGACATGGGGCAGAAACAAGATGTCTTTATGTCTCGCTCACACAAGTCTACTCACAGTTTGCCCAGCTGCTTCCCTCTGCACACGTCACTGACTACTACCTCCTCCACCCGGCCTctctgcaaacaaaacaaacagagaaggtcttcattttaaatatacgagatttcaacaattttttaagaaatataaatatttcaaaatttaaattcaacCAAAGTGTTTAAAATAATGTACAAATGTAACTTTTAAACAATCATTTTGTTCAATGAGTACCCGCCATATTAATGATGGATTGGTTTTAAGGAAAAGTGTAGAGAGAGATTACAGTCTACAGTTCTACAGTatctattattaaaaaatacacatattgtCAGGGTGTAATTTACCTTGGCACAGGAGTGGATGAATTTGTGTTCTGTGATCAATGTGGCGGTAGCAACAATCTGTCCCAGATTTGTGtcctccaccaccacaacaTAGTAGTCCCCCGTATCCTTCATATGCTCAAACTTTTCTGGAAGCCAACAGAAGACATACacgtttatttgtttgtttcttaacTGATCTGTTGTTATATTGGTTTGCATTTAAAGTTTGTACACTAGGATGAGACTTCATTCTCTTCCCAAATGTGATATCCAGAAAGACagtttactttaaaaaatgtgagagCACGTTTTAAAAGAACACAATAATTAGATGAGCAACAACAATTTGATAATTTTGTTCAGCAAACTTACTCGTGAACTGCTCTGGTGTGACATCCCCTGTCTGCGTTAGTTGAGATAAAACCTTGAAGAATCCTGGaccacagaaaacagaaatcagaaCAGCGGATTGAAACAACTGGAtgaaatgttttagtttgacatttttattacattaaaaacatcttacatttggaaaacaaggacaaaaaatCCCCACATgttcttcattaaaaaaagtgataaatattcttatgtgtatttttttttgcacagaataCAAGTAGTGGTCTGAGATATGTTACTCCCTACCTCTACTGAAGTCGGCCATACGCAGCGGCCTCAGCACCAGGCCTTCTCCTGGGCTGGATGGGGAGATGGGCGGAGAGAAAGACACAGTGTTGCCATTCCAGTCCAGCTCCTGAAGCAGAGAGGGCTCAAACAGCGGAGTTTCGTCCAGCAGCATTCCACAATCTGAAAACAattatatacaaacacacacacacccccacccatTACACACTAAAAATTGTGACACACCCTTAACAGAAAGCCTGTTGAATTGTTCCATCCAAGATATTGTATCAGCACAATGAGTGAACGTAGTGTCAGTCTGCACTCGACATGTGTTTGCTCAAAGTCACAGAACTTTGACCAGACAAATAGAAGATGTGCACGCCTCGATTCAGTGGCTAACAAGCCAGGTGGCAAACAGACACGAACACACCCATCGTCATGACTTATAATACAGTATCCTCTTACAACACGACATGGGAGGTGAcaccttttgtcttttttttcttgaacagTCATTCCTGGTTTTCTTTCCACAATGTGGTTCAGGGTATGTACTGTGAGAAGGGTCCATCGCACAGAAGTCCATTCATGGCAAAGGGCAGCGTCATAAAGAGCTGTCTGTCACTGGTGACTGCACCGCAGTTACATGAAGCTAGTAGAGCTAGTTCATTGTGGTCTCCATGGCAACTAAGCACAATGACACGTCGCTGCTATGTGTTACTGTTGTCGCCGTCAACGAACTACGTcagaaataaagaataacaCTCTGTAACGCGTTAAGAGAGCGCGTCGCCTAAGTGTCTACGTTGACTGGCCCAATAATGTTTCAGTGTCCAGTGTTTAGGGCTAGCTAACGCCACATCAACACACATCGAAACCCCCGCGACAGCCccgtctgacagagacactacacacacacacacacatatatatatagatatatgtatatctatatatatatatatataacgtcATGTAATGCAAAAGCGTTTCACCTTCCTCGTGTGTCCTGTCAAACAGCAAGAACAAACAACGACCCTGCCCAGCAGCTGTAACTTCACTCTCAACGTCAGCGCTACATCACTGGGACAACCTGCCGTGCGaagcagctagctagctagctagctttcAATGCTTaccggtttaaaaaaaagaaaagagagacgcTCTCGGGAAGAACTTTGAAGAGGCTGTAGTCCCACACGGAGGCGACGCACGGTGACAACCGGCGAGTTAGTTTAGAAGTTTTGAATGAGGCTGGGACATATTCAAGTCGGGACAGCGTGGGTGTTTTTTTGGGCTGAGGCTTCCGCCCGGCGCGAGCAGCCCCAGTATAACTGTGTGACGTGGCAGAGATGCCGGAAGTAAATGAGCAGCCCGAGTAACGCATAGATTTACTAATAGTACCGGAGTAACGTCGTGTGAGTTACAGTCCCATGGATGTATTGAGCCTTATACAACATCCATTAGAAATACACATGTCAAAGTGATCTGAACAGAGATCGAACTGAGAGTGATGTGACTTTACAGGAAAATTTCTGAGTTTGGTATCAATAAAGTAcctgtcttatcttatctcctCTCAATTATTCATTCAGCCAAAGCAGCAAAGTACAACTAATATTTCCTtctgacaccacacacacacacacaaaataatctCAAAGGTCGAGTGTATGAGAGCCACTAAGCAGATTCATTATCGCTGTTgatgagtttgaaaaaaatgagacaaaaaacatattcaatcgTCACCGCTTTTAGTTAAAAAGCCAGAAGCTCCATTTATTGAGTCTTTTGtat
This region includes:
- the styx gene encoding serine/threonine/tyrosine-interacting protein isoform X3 codes for the protein MDEDNKLQFPSLPATKEELLDWAYPMRREMQEILPGFFLGPYSAAMKSKLPILERQGITHIVCVRQDIEANFIKPNFPHTFRYLVLDIADNPVENIIRFFPTTKEFIDSCLATGGKVLVHGNAGISRSAALVIAYLMETFGMKYRDAFSHVQERRFCINPNVGFVHQLQEYEAIYLAKLTIKMMSPMQLGRSFSLQAGMPGSRKRSLEEDEDFGAMQVTAAQNG
- the styx gene encoding serine/threonine/tyrosine-interacting protein isoform X1 yields the protein MDEDNKLQFPSLPATKEELLDWAYPMRREMQEILPGFFLGPYSAAMKSKLPILERQGITHIVCVRQDIEANFIKPNFPHTFRYLVLDIADNPVENIIRFFPTTKEFIDSCLATGGKVLVHGNAGISRSAALVIAYLMETFGMKYRDAFSHVQERRFCINPNVGFVHQLQEYEAIYLAKLTIKMMSPMQLGRSFSLQAGMPGSRKRSLEEDEDFGAMQTTRRGQSAKGKVARMLPSGGHEKRKS
- the gnpnat1 gene encoding glucosamine 6-phosphate N-acetyltransferase, with translation MLLDETPLFEPSLLQELDWNGNTVSFSPPISPSSPGEGLVLRPLRMADFSRGFFKVLSQLTQTGDVTPEQFTKKFEHMKDTGDYYVVVVEDTNLGQIVATATLITEHKFIHSCAKRGRVEEVVVSDVCRGKQLGKLLVSTLTLLSKKLNCYKITLECAPKNVAFYQKFGYGASEETYMQCRFLD
- the styx gene encoding serine/threonine/tyrosine-interacting protein isoform X2, yielding MSQSTRDNVVHFQEILPGFFLGPYSAAMKSKLPILERQGITHIVCVRQDIEANFIKPNFPHTFRYLVLDIADNPVENIIRFFPTTKEFIDSCLATGGKVLVHGNAGISRSAALVIAYLMETFGMKYRDAFSHVQERRFCINPNVGFVHQLQEYEAIYLAKLTIKMMSPMQLGRSFSLQAGMPGSRKRSLEEDEDFGAMQTTRRGQSAKGKVARMLPSGGHEKRKS